A section of the Virgibacillus sp. NKC19-3 genome encodes:
- a CDS encoding YwdI family protein has translation MAVGNNTVIRKMIHELTQAQEQDNQDKMTKHIENVRLLCDLFLEEASPSKGEKETISAEEMKAMLGKQASENKTIKSKPMDHDGANGDSIFDF, from the coding sequence GTGGCAGTAGGAAATAATACGGTGATTCGGAAAATGATCCATGAATTAACTCAGGCACAAGAGCAGGATAATCAGGATAAAATGACAAAACATATTGAAAATGTTCGTTTATTATGCGATCTTTTTTTAGAGGAAGCTTCTCCTTCTAAAGGAGAGAAAGAGACGATATCAGCAGAGGAAATGAAAGCAATGCTTGGCAAACAAGCAAGCGAAAATAAAACAATAAAATCAAAGCCGATGGATCATGATGGTGCAAATGGAGATTCTATCTTTGATTTTTAG
- a CDS encoding phasin family protein translates to MADTLKKGFLLGLGAAVSGKEKLESKLSELVEKNELTTEQARTVMNNFIEKGEMKKDEWSAKQYEQTQEMAKDLGLATKEDINEIRARITELEAKLEEDN, encoded by the coding sequence ATGGCTGATACATTAAAAAAAGGATTCTTATTGGGACTTGGTGCCGCAGTTAGTGGGAAGGAAAAACTGGAAAGCAAGCTCAGTGAATTGGTTGAAAAAAACGAATTAACAACGGAGCAGGCAAGGACAGTGATGAATAATTTCATTGAAAAAGGCGAAATGAAAAAAGATGAATGGAGCGCCAAGCAATATGAGCAAACCCAAGAGATGGCTAAGGATCTTGGACTGGCGACCAAAGAGGATATCAATGAAATAAGAGCTAGAATTACGGAACTGGAAGCAAAACTGGAAGAAGATAATTAA
- a CDS encoding YwgA family protein has translation MLTNHARLMQFFSVAKEITGRKKMQKMIYILQKSNVPFEEKFHFHFYGPYSEELTLRVEELYNLGFLDETKEDKGNYSQYHYTITSEGETFLDQFAVEMPAIAERVEMLQHRSSRFLELVATMLYFDGLSFDEMIEKIHLVKGKQNYTDEEIQEAGRVIADMKH, from the coding sequence ATGTTGACTAATCATGCGCGATTGATGCAGTTTTTTTCAGTAGCAAAAGAAATCACGGGCAGGAAAAAAATGCAAAAAATGATCTACATTCTTCAAAAAAGCAATGTGCCTTTTGAGGAAAAATTTCATTTTCACTTTTACGGTCCATATTCAGAAGAACTGACATTAAGAGTTGAAGAGCTTTATAACTTGGGCTTTTTGGATGAAACAAAAGAAGATAAAGGGAATTACTCCCAATACCATTATACCATCACGTCTGAAGGGGAGACATTCTTAGATCAATTCGCGGTTGAAATGCCTGCCATTGCGGAACGAGTGGAAATGCTGCAACATCGGAGCTCACGCTTTCTGGAGCTTGTTGCGACAATGCTTTATTTTGACGGTTTGTCTTTCGATGAAATGATAGAAAAAATTCATCTTGTGAAGGGCAAGCAAAATTATACAGATGAAGAAATACAGGAGGCGGGGCGTGTTATCGCTGATATGAAACACTAG
- a CDS encoding DUF423 domain-containing protein, whose protein sequence is MKVFLILGAINGFVAVALGAFGAHGLEGRISASSLDTWDKAVNYQMFHTMALLITGLVLARITSGGAVWAGWMFFAGIILFSGSLYIYSTTAIKTFAMITPIGGVAFLIGWVLLGTAIARNL, encoded by the coding sequence ATGAAAGTTTTTCTCATTCTGGGTGCCATAAATGGATTTGTAGCTGTGGCGCTGGGCGCTTTCGGGGCGCATGGTTTAGAGGGAAGGATATCTGCGAGTTCATTGGATACATGGGATAAAGCTGTGAACTACCAAATGTTTCACACAATGGCGCTGCTCATCACAGGTCTCGTTTTAGCGAGAATCACCAGCGGAGGGGCCGTTTGGGCTGGCTGGATGTTCTTTGCGGGGATTATTTTGTTTTCAGGTAGCCTCTATATTTACTCCACAACAGCGATCAAAACATTTGCTATGATTACCCCCATCGGAGGGGTCGCATTTTTAATCGGGTGGGTTCTACTTGGAACGGCTATCGCAAGGAACCTATAA
- the hemQ gene encoding hydrogen peroxide-dependent heme synthase, with protein MVEAVETMDGWYSLHDLRSIDWNSWKLASVEERKEAIDGFDKLLAKWEAVEEEKKGSHVLYKVVGQKADLIFMFLRPTMDELTDIETEFNKSKLAEFLIPAHSYVSVVELAKYRPAKDGVDPETLPETQERLKPILPKWEHICFYPMDRRRTGDENWYTLEKSDRGKLLYEHSKTGRKYAGKVKQIITGSIGLDDWEWGVTLFAHDPLQFKKIVYEMRFDEVSSRYGEFGEFFVGNKLPREEIADYLSV; from the coding sequence ATGGTTGAAGCAGTAGAGACCATGGATGGCTGGTATAGCCTGCATGATTTGCGTAGCATAGATTGGAATTCTTGGAAGTTAGCATCCGTTGAAGAACGCAAGGAGGCCATTGATGGCTTTGACAAGCTGCTTGCAAAATGGGAAGCAGTTGAAGAAGAGAAGAAAGGGAGCCATGTTCTTTATAAGGTCGTAGGACAGAAAGCCGACTTAATTTTCATGTTCCTGCGTCCAACGATGGATGAGTTAACAGACATAGAAACTGAATTCAATAAATCAAAACTTGCGGAGTTTCTAATCCCAGCACACTCCTATGTATCGGTGGTTGAGCTTGCTAAGTACCGTCCTGCCAAAGATGGAGTTGATCCGGAGACATTGCCGGAAACGCAAGAACGATTGAAACCAATCCTTCCAAAATGGGAGCATATTTGCTTCTATCCAATGGACAGACGCCGTACTGGTGATGAAAATTGGTATACCTTGGAGAAAAGCGATCGTGGCAAACTACTTTATGAACACAGTAAAACCGGTCGCAAATATGCCGGGAAGGTGAAACAAATTATTACTGGATCCATTGGGTTGGATGACTGGGAATGGGGCGTTACATTATTTGCCCATGATCCACTGCAATTCAAGAAAATCGTTTATGAAATGCGCTTTGATGAGGTGAGCTCTCGCTACGGTGAGTTTGGAGAATTTTTTGTTGGGAATAAATTGCCACGGGAAGAGATTGCAGATTACTTGAGCGTGTAA
- a CDS encoding lipoate--protein ligase family protein, with amino-acid sequence MKNWKEIISHTTFRYLDHSSKPTFDHEPYTALTSFAIDDALSLSVSNDKTPPTIRLWVHPDTIVLGIPDGRLPFIEDGVKLLNHQGYDVIVRNSGGLAVALDSGVLNLSLILPGVRHISIYDCYEAMVSFVKYMLRDVTNEIEAYEITGSYCPGDYDLSIHGKKFAGISQRRIKDGAAIQIYLDVEGNSFERAALIRDFYAVSKRNETTKFEFPTVDPNVMASLSELLGGHMTVKDMKHRVYQALEAFSDEIVTMDFSKEELAAFEHRLEHMKKRNERIAEMQ; translated from the coding sequence ATGAAAAACTGGAAAGAAATCATCAGCCATACAACGTTTCGATATCTGGATCATTCAAGTAAACCTACATTCGATCATGAACCCTATACAGCGTTAACTTCTTTTGCGATTGATGATGCTCTGTCGCTGTCTGTCAGTAACGATAAAACGCCTCCTACCATTCGTTTGTGGGTCCATCCAGATACGATTGTCCTTGGAATACCTGACGGACGCCTTCCTTTTATTGAAGACGGCGTAAAACTACTAAATCATCAAGGGTACGATGTCATTGTGCGAAATTCCGGCGGGCTTGCCGTTGCGCTGGACAGCGGTGTATTAAATCTTTCACTTATTTTACCAGGAGTGAGGCATATTTCCATCTATGACTGTTATGAGGCGATGGTCAGCTTTGTGAAATATATGCTGCGGGATGTAACGAATGAGATTGAGGCTTATGAAATTACTGGTTCCTATTGCCCCGGGGATTATGATTTAAGTATTCATGGAAAGAAATTTGCCGGTATCTCCCAGCGCCGTATTAAAGACGGTGCTGCGATCCAAATTTATTTGGATGTGGAAGGAAACAGTTTCGAGCGAGCTGCTTTAATTCGAGATTTTTATGCCGTTAGCAAACGAAATGAAACGACAAAATTTGAATTCCCAACCGTAGATCCGAACGTTATGGCATCATTATCAGAGTTATTAGGCGGGCATATGACGGTGAAAGACATGAAACACCGCGTCTATCAAGCTTTAGAGGCTTTTAGCGATGAAATTGTTACGATGGATTTTTCGAAAGAGGAGCTTGCGGCATTTGAGCATCGGCTGGAGCACATGAAAAAGCGAAATGAGCGTATTGCCGAGATGCAATAA
- the pta gene encoding phosphate acetyltransferase, which produces MNTLFDQLKDKVTTENKSIVFPEGLDDRILTAASQLSASGILTPILIGDKGNIKQKAEEIGVDVSSCKMMDPNHFAEFDLMVETFVERRKGKATEADARKMLLDANYFGTMLVYMNQADGLVSGATHSTADTVRPALQIIKTKEGIKKTSGVFVMVRDEEKYVFADCAINITPEAQDLAEIAVESAVTAELFDVDPRIAMLSFSTKGSAKSEETEKVTDALQIAKEKNPSLVIDGEFQFDAAIAPDVAAKKAPDSVLNGDANTFIFPSLEAGNIGYKIAQRLGGFEAVGPVLQGLNKPVNDLSRGCSADDVFKLALITAAQAD; this is translated from the coding sequence ATGAATACATTATTTGATCAATTAAAAGATAAAGTTACTACAGAAAATAAATCGATTGTGTTCCCAGAAGGTTTGGATGATCGTATTTTGACTGCAGCCAGCCAACTTAGTGCATCAGGGATTTTAACCCCGATTTTAATCGGAGATAAAGGGAATATAAAACAAAAAGCGGAAGAGATTGGTGTCGATGTGTCTTCTTGTAAAATGATGGATCCAAATCATTTCGCGGAATTTGATTTAATGGTGGAGACATTTGTAGAAAGACGCAAAGGGAAAGCAACAGAAGCGGATGCCAGAAAAATGCTGCTTGATGCAAATTACTTCGGTACGATGCTCGTCTATATGAATCAGGCAGACGGCTTGGTGAGCGGAGCAACACATTCCACTGCTGACACCGTTCGGCCGGCGCTGCAAATCATTAAAACGAAAGAAGGCATCAAGAAAACATCCGGTGTATTTGTGATGGTTCGTGACGAGGAAAAATATGTATTCGCCGATTGTGCCATCAATATAACACCGGAAGCTCAAGATCTTGCTGAAATAGCGGTAGAGAGTGCCGTTACTGCTGAATTATTTGATGTGGATCCACGTATTGCCATGTTAAGCTTTTCAACAAAGGGATCGGCCAAATCAGAGGAGACGGAAAAGGTAACAGATGCTCTACAAATTGCCAAGGAAAAAAATCCATCCCTTGTGATCGATGGGGAATTTCAATTTGATGCTGCAATTGCCCCGGATGTTGCGGCAAAAAAAGCACCGGATTCTGTGCTGAATGGGGATGCGAATACGTTTATTTTTCCTAGCCTGGAAGCTGGAAATATCGGGTATAAAATCGCACAACGCCTCGGCGGATTCGAAGCAGTAGGCCCGGTATTACAGGGCTTGAACAAACCAGTGAATGACCTATCACGCGGCTGCAGTGCAGACGATGTATTTAAATTGGCACTGATAACAGCAGCACAGGCGGATTAA
- a CDS encoding HD domain-containing protein — translation MAYKDEQLHEEKVFKDPVHRYVHVNDRVIWDLIAAPEFQRLRRIKQLGTTNYTFHGAEHSRFNHSLGVYEIVRRIIYNFKGRPHWNEDERLLSLCAALLHDLGHGPFSHSFEKVFKLDHEDFTQQIILGDTYINQILERVSAGFAQKVADVIEKTYEDKLVVSLISSQIDADRMDYLQRDAYFTGVSYGHFDMERILRVMRPIDDEVVIKSTGMHAVEDYIMSRYQMYWQVYFHPVTRSAEVILSKILQRAKYLFESQTFTFKLEPTHFLSFFKGEVALDEYLKLDEAVVQYYFHMWQEENDAILRDLCERFMNRRLFKYIEFDPKSQRDAWLELQALFQEAGIDPNYYLEVDSSSDLPYDFYRPGEDEGRLPIHLRMPDERLKELSEHSDIVEAISGKKRTDHKLYFPKDLLDEMCDESKRKRIDEILYGQGVIQDVD, via the coding sequence ATGGCATATAAAGATGAACAATTACATGAGGAGAAGGTGTTTAAGGATCCTGTACATAGATATGTGCACGTTAACGATCGAGTCATTTGGGATTTGATTGCCGCACCGGAATTTCAGCGTTTGCGCCGGATAAAACAGCTTGGGACAACGAATTATACGTTTCATGGTGCGGAGCATAGCCGTTTTAACCACTCCCTCGGTGTATATGAAATTGTACGGCGTATTATTTACAATTTTAAAGGCAGACCGCATTGGAATGAGGATGAGCGTCTCCTTAGCTTATGTGCGGCGCTCTTGCATGACTTAGGGCACGGGCCGTTTTCCCATTCCTTTGAGAAAGTGTTCAAATTGGATCATGAGGATTTTACACAACAAATTATTCTGGGCGATACGTATATTAATCAAATTCTGGAGCGTGTAAGTGCCGGCTTTGCACAAAAAGTGGCAGATGTGATTGAAAAAACGTATGAAGATAAATTAGTTGTCAGCCTTATTTCAAGCCAGATTGATGCGGATCGAATGGACTATTTGCAGCGTGATGCTTATTTTACCGGTGTAAGTTATGGCCACTTTGATATGGAACGCATCCTCAGGGTTATGCGCCCGATTGATGATGAGGTTGTGATTAAATCAACCGGGATGCATGCGGTTGAAGATTATATTATGAGTCGTTATCAGATGTATTGGCAGGTATACTTTCATCCTGTGACAAGAAGTGCAGAAGTCATTTTATCGAAAATCTTGCAACGCGCCAAATACTTATTTGAATCGCAAACCTTCACATTTAAACTGGAACCGACACATTTCCTATCTTTTTTCAAGGGGGAGGTTGCGTTGGATGAATATTTGAAGTTGGATGAGGCTGTCGTCCAATATTATTTCCACATGTGGCAGGAAGAGAATGATGCGATTTTACGCGACTTGTGCGAGCGGTTCATGAATCGGCGTCTGTTTAAATATATTGAATTTGATCCGAAGTCACAGCGAGATGCATGGTTGGAGCTGCAAGCGTTGTTTCAGGAGGCAGGAATTGACCCGAATTATTATCTGGAAGTAGATTCGTCTTCGGATCTGCCATATGATTTCTATCGTCCCGGAGAAGATGAAGGACGCCTTCCCATTCATTTACGTATGCCGGACGAGAGGTTAAAAGAGCTCTCGGAGCACTCTGATATTGTTGAGGCGATTTCCGGGAAAAAGCGCACAGACCATAAGCTATATTTTCCAAAGGATTTATTGGACGAGATGTGTGATGAAAGCAAGAGAAAACGTATAGATGAAATCTTATATGGCCAGGGAGTGATACAGGATGTTGACTAA
- a CDS encoding transglycosylase domain-containing protein: MRKRVHKRKNRIIINVGLGTLALIVSLAFGIYLISFLLGPPTLTDEQNTIYYSATGDVIGEERGAENRYWIDIEDMAPEVVDATLVIEDQHFYDHSGFDFKRIAGAILKNIGSLSLKEGASTLTQQYARNLYLSHEKTWVRKIKEAFYTIRLEMFYSKEEILEGYINTIYYGHGAYGIEAASHYFFNKSAEDLTLAESAMLAAVPNGPAYYSPFNNETNAVNRQTQILNLMQEEKKITDKDYQEAVQEELVYAEQAEGKEDKIGPYFQDAALKESAEILQLDQEDVRSGGFQIRTTLHTKHQEKLENQIEATINPTSDIEVGAIAMDPQTGGIQALVGGRDYEASAFNRTMEAKRMPGSTFKPFLYYAALEHGYTPSTMLMSKPTAFELENGEVYQPSNFNDNYANEPITLAQALSLSDNIYAVKTNMFLGPDMLADTAEEFGFTSDLPAVPSLALGTAAVSMEEMVNGYSMIANGGKRVVGHTVAEIIDQNGNTVFERDEEAGEQVLDPQSTFILTHMLTGMFDNELDGYMAVTGTSIAGKLTRIYAGKSGTTNSDSWMIGYSPSLVSGIWTGYDDNRSMEFVAESAYAKNIWSGFMEAAHQGKQQENFDIPNGVVGVPIDPKTGKRATPYCDASRVMFFEAGTEPEGYCSEHYHKDDSNKDNSESDDRGIFEKWFDLFS, encoded by the coding sequence ATGAGAAAAAGAGTACATAAACGGAAGAATCGCATAATAATTAACGTGGGCCTAGGTACACTTGCCTTAATCGTTAGTTTGGCATTTGGTATATATCTTATCAGTTTTCTCTTAGGTCCACCAACCTTAACGGACGAACAAAATACAATTTATTATAGTGCAACCGGTGATGTCATCGGTGAAGAGCGGGGCGCAGAAAATCGCTATTGGATAGATATCGAGGATATGGCTCCGGAAGTCGTTGATGCAACATTAGTCATCGAGGATCAACATTTTTACGATCATAGCGGATTTGATTTTAAACGAATTGCAGGAGCCATTTTAAAAAATATTGGGAGCCTGTCCCTAAAAGAAGGTGCAAGCACATTAACTCAGCAGTACGCGCGTAATTTATACCTGTCTCATGAAAAAACGTGGGTGCGAAAAATCAAGGAAGCATTTTACACCATTCGTCTGGAAATGTTTTATTCCAAAGAAGAGATTCTGGAAGGCTATATCAATACAATTTATTATGGGCATGGGGCATATGGGATTGAGGCTGCCAGTCATTACTTTTTCAATAAATCGGCGGAAGATTTAACGTTGGCCGAATCAGCAATGTTAGCCGCTGTCCCGAATGGGCCGGCCTATTATTCCCCGTTTAATAATGAAACCAATGCTGTGAATCGACAGACACAGATTTTAAACCTGATGCAGGAAGAAAAGAAAATTACAGACAAGGATTACCAGGAGGCCGTACAGGAAGAATTAGTGTATGCGGAACAAGCGGAAGGAAAAGAGGATAAAATTGGACCCTATTTCCAAGATGCGGCATTAAAAGAGTCTGCCGAAATATTGCAGCTTGATCAAGAAGACGTACGATCCGGCGGGTTTCAAATCCGGACAACATTGCATACAAAGCACCAAGAAAAGTTAGAAAATCAAATCGAAGCAACCATCAATCCGACTAGTGATATCGAAGTTGGCGCTATAGCCATGGATCCACAAACAGGCGGGATTCAAGCTTTGGTCGGGGGACGGGATTATGAAGCGAGTGCTTTTAACCGCACAATGGAAGCAAAACGGATGCCCGGTTCTACCTTTAAACCATTCTTGTATTATGCTGCCCTTGAACATGGCTACACTCCCAGTACTATGTTGATGAGCAAGCCGACCGCATTTGAACTAGAGAACGGGGAAGTATATCAGCCGAGCAATTTTAATGACAACTATGCCAATGAACCGATCACCCTAGCACAAGCGTTGTCGCTATCTGACAATATTTATGCCGTAAAAACAAATATGTTTTTAGGTCCGGACATGTTAGCGGATACTGCAGAAGAGTTTGGATTTACAAGCGATCTTCCGGCAGTGCCGTCGCTTGCTCTCGGGACTGCTGCCGTTTCTATGGAAGAAATGGTCAACGGCTATAGCATGATCGCTAATGGGGGTAAACGTGTTGTTGGTCATACAGTTGCAGAAATTATCGATCAGAACGGCAACACAGTCTTTGAGCGAGATGAAGAAGCTGGCGAGCAGGTACTTGATCCGCAAAGCACATTCATTTTAACCCATATGCTTACAGGCATGTTCGACAATGAACTCGATGGCTATATGGCTGTAACCGGCACGTCCATCGCAGGCAAACTCACCCGAATCTATGCTGGAAAATCCGGTACAACCAATTCCGACAGCTGGATGATTGGATATTCCCCGTCCCTGGTATCCGGAATCTGGACAGGATATGACGATAATCGCTCCATGGAATTCGTTGCAGAATCCGCCTATGCAAAGAACATATGGTCCGGGTTCATGGAGGCAGCTCATCAAGGAAAACAGCAGGAAAATTTTGATATCCCGAACGGCGTCGTTGGTGTTCCCATTGACCCTAAAACCGGCAAACGAGCTACACCGTATTGTGATGCGAGCCGTGTCATGTTCTTTGAAGCAGGAACAGAGCCAGAGGGCTATTGTTCCGAGCATTATCACAAGGATGATAGCAACAAAGATAATAGCGAAAGTGACGATAGAGGTATTTTTGAGAAGTGGTTTGATCTGTTTTCTTAG
- the gerQ gene encoding spore coat protein GerQ, which yields MSQDANNTNPQFQNPYQPYPYFYYPQASPAYYPAYYRQESMQQQQEQQMQQMQQAQQSQQAGENGMLPMQESYIENILRLNRGEHATVYMTFESNDQWNAQVFKGIIEAAGRDHIILSEPQTGKRYLLLMVYLDYVVFDDEINYAYPYGGNGQLANYQPR from the coding sequence ATGAGTCAAGATGCAAACAATACAAACCCACAATTTCAGAATCCCTATCAGCCATATCCGTACTTCTATTATCCTCAAGCGTCACCCGCATACTATCCAGCGTACTATAGGCAGGAATCCATGCAACAACAGCAAGAACAACAGATGCAACAAATGCAACAGGCACAACAATCACAGCAAGCTGGCGAAAATGGTATGCTTCCTATGCAGGAGTCCTACATTGAAAACATTTTACGCCTGAATCGAGGAGAGCATGCGACGGTCTATATGACATTTGAGAGTAATGATCAGTGGAATGCGCAAGTTTTCAAAGGGATTATTGAAGCGGCAGGAAGAGATCACATCATATTAAGTGAACCACAAACAGGTAAGCGGTACCTGCTTCTGATGGTCTATCTTGATTATGTCGTATTTGATGATGAAATTAATTATGCCTACCCATATGGCGGAAACGGCCAGCTGGCGAACTACCAACCCCGATAA
- a CDS encoding YwhD family protein: MSSEQDQPKKKNTFTIIKDDSTDGHGGYGAGTVSLENMSPVIVDPTEKQAYVDMDVMHARSKVERRVKIIPNRDEVPNGKLYWFVWVNVEQGENGPYYAGVAGSEFIVDRSIKRAYKSMPQHVTHMEKSLKGKIVVEHMDAQSKKILKDFLVDFNEDMWNNSSDELKEALPE; the protein is encoded by the coding sequence ATGAGTTCAGAGCAAGATCAGCCAAAGAAGAAAAATACGTTCACCATTATTAAAGATGACTCCACAGATGGCCATGGGGGTTATGGAGCAGGTACTGTCAGTTTGGAAAATATGTCTCCGGTTATCGTAGATCCAACAGAAAAGCAAGCTTATGTGGATATGGATGTCATGCATGCCCGCAGTAAAGTAGAACGACGTGTAAAAATAATACCAAATCGTGATGAAGTACCAAACGGTAAGTTATATTGGTTTGTTTGGGTGAATGTGGAGCAGGGCGAAAACGGACCTTATTACGCCGGTGTCGCCGGGAGTGAATTCATCGTTGACCGTTCGATAAAACGCGCCTATAAATCCATGCCGCAGCATGTGACACATATGGAAAAATCATTAAAAGGAAAAATTGTTGTCGAACATATGGATGCGCAATCGAAAAAAATACTGAAAGATTTTCTAGTCGACTTTAATGAGGATATGTGGAACAATTCATCCGATGAATTAAAAGAAGCCTTGCCGGAATAA
- a CDS encoding ABC1 kinase family protein translates to MKGSLKYNFIYRYTVIVWMVIKFIFQIYFFLFRYSVWDSKTQKKWNDLLVNMAKEYRMKAVRLGGVLVKVGQFLTTRTDILPDVFIKELSGLVDRVSPMTFDYAKSLLEEEWGTAIDEHLLEMDESSIASASIGEVYRGKLKDGSVVAVKVQRYRVQEIFQKDFIALRMVFWIISVFTSFGKKADMEALYHEIVRVMDRELNFEQELEYGKYFRERYQAFDAVHIPAYYEDLSTNKVLVMEWMDGAKITDLEFMKEHHISAEETAKTLFDFYIDQFLNPGNFHADPHSGNILIQQDGTIAIIDFGMVGELRKQDTHNFKMLVQGFIIDDYDIVVESLEEMNFLLPHADKKQIKKTLKQAVEMYESGSLKDMDVEAMTKIKDEILHFVKEEPIQLPADYTYLGRAVSIVVGILFTVYPDMDIEEWAKPKVKEWFGRRNIFESIYKQKAKDLAQPVLSLPGALLSFLESGEKDRQWDKEKHQRQLKHHFYLLLEAISFIMIVVGIGLEVYASIYSLASVSIIAIVLIALFTIITSILLFKHFRMIRSAK, encoded by the coding sequence TTGAAAGGCTCCCTTAAATATAATTTTATCTATCGCTATACCGTCATCGTATGGATGGTTATTAAATTTATTTTTCAAATTTACTTCTTCCTTTTTCGCTATAGTGTATGGGATAGCAAAACGCAAAAAAAATGGAATGATTTATTAGTAAATATGGCGAAAGAATATCGAATGAAAGCAGTGAGACTGGGTGGTGTATTAGTAAAGGTCGGTCAGTTTTTAACGACAAGGACGGATATTTTACCGGATGTGTTTATTAAGGAGCTCTCGGGGTTAGTTGACCGGGTATCACCGATGACATTCGACTATGCTAAATCACTCTTGGAAGAAGAATGGGGAACGGCCATTGATGAACATCTACTGGAAATGGATGAATCTTCTATCGCCTCTGCATCGATTGGCGAAGTCTATCGGGGGAAATTAAAAGATGGCAGCGTAGTCGCTGTAAAGGTGCAGCGGTATCGTGTACAGGAGATTTTCCAAAAAGATTTTATTGCACTGAGAATGGTGTTCTGGATCATATCTGTTTTCACGTCATTTGGTAAAAAAGCGGATATGGAGGCACTTTACCATGAAATCGTTCGCGTCATGGATCGGGAGTTGAACTTTGAGCAGGAGTTGGAATACGGAAAGTATTTCAGGGAACGCTATCAAGCGTTTGATGCCGTACATATCCCAGCCTATTATGAAGACTTAAGTACAAATAAAGTCCTTGTGATGGAATGGATGGATGGGGCAAAAATAACAGATCTGGAATTTATGAAGGAACATCATATTAGCGCAGAGGAAACGGCGAAGACACTGTTTGATTTTTATATTGATCAATTTCTCAATCCGGGTAATTTTCATGCGGATCCACATAGCGGCAATATCTTAATACAGCAGGATGGAACCATTGCAATTATTGATTTTGGCATGGTGGGTGAACTACGCAAACAGGATACGCATAATTTTAAAATGCTTGTTCAAGGTTTTATTATCGATGATTATGATATCGTTGTCGAGTCACTGGAAGAGATGAACTTTCTGTTGCCACATGCAGATAAGAAGCAGATTAAAAAAACGCTGAAACAGGCGGTAGAAATGTATGAAAGCGGCTCTCTCAAGGACATGGACGTAGAAGCAATGACAAAAATAAAAGATGAGATCCTGCATTTCGTCAAAGAAGAACCCATCCAATTGCCTGCAGACTATACCTATTTAGGGCGAGCGGTTTCTATTGTGGTTGGGATATTATTTACGGTTTACCCGGACATGGATATTGAAGAATGGGCAAAACCAAAGGTTAAAGAGTGGTTTGGTAGGCGAAACATCTTTGAATCGATCTATAAACAGAAGGCAAAAGACTTGGCACAACCTGTTTTATCCTTGCCAGGTGCGTTGCTATCGTTTCTGGAAAGTGGAGAAAAGGATAGGCAATGGGATAAAGAGAAACATCAAAGGCAACTGAAGCATCACTTTTATTTACTTTTAGAGGCCATTAGTTTTATCATGATAGTAGTAGGAATAGGATTAGAGGTATATGCTAGTATTTACAGTTTAGCAAGCGTCAGCATAATCGCAATTGTGCTCATCGCTTTATTTACAATCATAACAAGTATTCTTTTGTTTAAACATTTTCGAATGATTCGATCCGCAAAATGA